From Deferrisoma camini S3R1, the proteins below share one genomic window:
- the qhpC gene encoding quinohemoprotein amine dehydrogenase subunit gamma, with product MSDKKAVLKALNEKARAIETLAEGEEESARALQEGPPGMPAGCTTVFDTGWETNPRPTYPVGNCQASARDFHGCAGDCWWPAQVPDGLTNYPDVDKQCPNVARDWRKLQYD from the coding sequence ATGAGCGACAAAAAGGCGGTCTTGAAAGCCCTCAACGAGAAGGCCCGGGCCATCGAGACGTTGGCCGAGGGGGAGGAGGAGAGCGCGAGGGCGCTGCAGGAAGGCCCTCCCGGCATGCCCGCCGGCTGCACCACGGTGTTCGACACCGGATGGGAGACCAACCCCCGGCCCACATACCCCGTGGGCAACTGCCAGGCCTCGGCCCGGGACTTCCACGGGTGCGCCGGGGACTGCTGGTGGCCGGCCCAGGTGCCGGACGGCCTCACCAACTACCCCGACGTGGACAAGCAGTGCCCCAACGTGGCCCGGGACTGGCGGAAACTCCAATACGATTGA
- the peaA gene encoding quinohemoprotein amine dehydrogenase subunit alpha, whose product MKVRIPMVLAVSVLCAGIAGAGSFSPDSLVWKKCTGCHEPVGGVIPRVEEVRTTPEEWAVVVERMARLHGMSLSAGEMEQLLKELCATQMLRPDEEEAVAYLRLFNNTQHQEAPRDKDEERLFATCVRCHSFGKIASYRMTPKNWAKLRDFHLYMDPAILFQMREMHWIQEADAVLAYLAKRFPYQEAWKAPKADLSGEWVVLGYEPGKGTYRGTARWKDAGGGEASVTGTLWFSDGTTEAFRGAGTVYGGYALRTRTRHNGFETRGAFTLDGDVIRGQHHFPAPDFRTSASTWYRNDGKARVLRVTPGYLLPGEETRVVLEGMNLPEVSAEEVSFGGSVEVLAARRLDPGVIEAVVVSRQPALGSAEVRVKGLPAGEVTLAPRVDYIVVTPAVGRARLDGGAYYPPEGVQFEAVAYSNGRDVWDGADDVALGPVPARFRLEEEVTRPGDDDLPWLGAIEPDGTYIPVGDYRPIAAREYSGEGSGWVKVVAEYDRGGRTYRAEARLAVTVPDYIRRIK is encoded by the coding sequence ATGAAGGTTCGAATCCCGATGGTGCTGGCCGTGTCGGTGCTCTGCGCCGGGATCGCAGGGGCCGGTTCGTTTTCCCCGGACTCGCTGGTCTGGAAGAAGTGCACCGGCTGCCACGAGCCCGTCGGCGGGGTGATCCCCAGGGTGGAGGAGGTGCGCACCACCCCGGAGGAGTGGGCCGTGGTGGTCGAGCGAATGGCCCGGCTGCACGGCATGTCGCTCTCGGCGGGTGAGATGGAGCAACTGCTCAAGGAGCTGTGCGCCACCCAGATGCTCCGGCCCGACGAGGAGGAAGCGGTCGCCTACCTGCGGCTGTTCAACAACACCCAGCACCAGGAGGCGCCCCGTGACAAGGACGAGGAGCGGCTGTTCGCCACCTGCGTGCGGTGCCACAGCTTCGGAAAGATCGCCTCGTACCGCATGACCCCCAAGAACTGGGCGAAGCTGCGGGACTTCCACCTCTACATGGACCCGGCGATCCTGTTCCAGATGCGCGAGATGCACTGGATCCAGGAGGCGGACGCCGTGCTGGCCTACCTGGCGAAGCGGTTCCCGTACCAAGAGGCGTGGAAGGCCCCGAAGGCGGACCTGTCCGGCGAGTGGGTGGTGTTGGGGTACGAGCCCGGCAAGGGCACGTACCGGGGCACGGCCCGATGGAAGGATGCGGGCGGGGGCGAGGCCTCGGTGACCGGCACCCTGTGGTTTTCCGATGGCACCACCGAGGCGTTTCGGGGCGCGGGCACGGTGTACGGGGGCTACGCCCTGCGCACCCGCACCCGGCACAACGGGTTCGAGACCCGCGGCGCGTTCACCCTCGACGGGGACGTGATCCGGGGGCAGCACCACTTCCCCGCCCCGGACTTCCGCACCTCGGCGAGCACGTGGTACCGCAACGACGGCAAGGCCCGGGTGCTGCGGGTCACCCCCGGGTACCTGCTTCCCGGCGAGGAGACCCGGGTGGTGCTGGAGGGGATGAACCTGCCCGAGGTGTCGGCCGAGGAGGTGTCGTTCGGCGGCTCCGTGGAGGTGCTGGCGGCCCGCAGGCTGGACCCGGGTGTGATCGAGGCGGTCGTGGTGAGCCGTCAGCCGGCCCTGGGCTCGGCCGAGGTGAGGGTGAAGGGCCTGCCGGCCGGTGAGGTGACCCTGGCGCCCCGGGTGGACTACATCGTGGTCACCCCGGCGGTGGGTCGGGCCCGGCTGGACGGCGGGGCCTACTACCCCCCCGAAGGGGTCCAGTTCGAGGCCGTGGCCTATTCCAACGGCCGAGACGTGTGGGACGGGGCCGACGACGTGGCCCTGGGGCCGGTGCCGGCCCGGTTCCGCCTGGAGGAGGAGGTGACCCGGCCCGGCGACGACGACCTGCCCTGGCTGGGCGCCATCGAGCCCGACGGCACCTACATTCCGGTGGGCGACTACCGGCCGATCGCGGCCCGGGAGTACTCGGGCGAAGGGTCCGGCTGGGTGAAGGTTGTGGCCGAGTACGATCGGGGCGGTCGCACCTACCGGGCAGAGGCCCGCCTGGCGGTCACCGTGCCCGACTACATCCGGAGGATCAAGTGA
- the radA gene encoding DNA repair protein RadA, giving the protein MAKTRTVFECQQCGAQSPKWLGRCPDCGAWGSLAEVRQEAAPAKGAYAGLATSAEVAPLAEVEGGAESRWPSGLPELDRVLGGGIVAGSAVLVGGDPGIGKSTLLLQLVQAQARSGRKALYVTGEESARQIRMRADRLGGPPPGLYVLSETDLGRVLAAVDRVGPEILVADSVQTLYSPEIGSAPGTVSQVREVSGRLAVLAKGRGVPVFLVGHVTKEGALAGPRLLEHMVDTVLYFEGDRGHPYRILRAVKNRFGSTNEVGVFEMGEAGLQGVANPSALFLAERPKGAAGSAVVPCLEGTRTLLVEVQALVAPATFAAPQRTTSGVERNRVQILAALLERRLGLPLATHDIFVNVAGGLRVAEPAVDLAVVAALISAFRDRPLPADAVFFGEVGLAGEVRGVSRADARLAEARELGFGRAFVPLPAARHLHGTGGIDLIGVPSVADLLDRLG; this is encoded by the coding sequence ATGGCCAAGACCCGGACCGTGTTCGAGTGCCAGCAGTGCGGGGCCCAGAGCCCCAAGTGGCTGGGCCGGTGCCCCGACTGCGGGGCGTGGGGCAGCCTCGCCGAGGTGCGGCAGGAGGCCGCCCCCGCCAAGGGGGCCTATGCGGGGCTCGCCACCTCGGCCGAGGTGGCGCCGCTCGCCGAGGTGGAGGGAGGGGCGGAGAGCCGGTGGCCCTCGGGCCTGCCCGAGCTCGACCGGGTGCTGGGCGGGGGCATCGTGGCCGGGTCGGCCGTGCTGGTGGGGGGGGACCCGGGCATCGGAAAGTCCACCCTGCTCCTCCAGTTGGTCCAGGCCCAGGCCCGGAGCGGCCGCAAAGCGCTCTACGTCACGGGCGAGGAGTCGGCCCGCCAGATCCGCATGCGGGCCGACCGGCTGGGCGGCCCTCCGCCCGGCCTGTACGTGTTGAGCGAGACCGATCTGGGCCGGGTGCTCGCGGCCGTGGACCGGGTGGGGCCCGAGATCCTGGTGGCCGACAGCGTCCAGACCCTGTACTCCCCCGAGATCGGCAGCGCGCCGGGCACGGTGAGCCAGGTGCGCGAGGTGTCGGGGCGCTTGGCGGTGCTGGCCAAGGGCCGGGGGGTGCCGGTGTTCCTGGTGGGCCACGTGACCAAGGAGGGGGCCCTGGCCGGGCCCCGGCTGCTGGAGCACATGGTGGACACCGTGCTCTACTTCGAGGGCGACCGGGGCCACCCCTACCGGATCCTCCGGGCCGTGAAGAACCGGTTCGGATCCACCAACGAGGTGGGGGTGTTCGAGATGGGCGAGGCCGGGCTCCAAGGCGTGGCCAACCCCTCGGCCCTGTTCCTGGCCGAGCGGCCCAAAGGTGCCGCCGGCTCGGCCGTGGTGCCGTGCCTCGAAGGGACCCGAACGCTTCTTGTGGAGGTTCAGGCCCTGGTGGCCCCGGCAACCTTTGCCGCACCCCAGCGCACCACCTCGGGGGTGGAGCGCAACCGGGTCCAGATCCTGGCGGCCCTGCTGGAGCGGAGGCTGGGCCTGCCGCTGGCCACCCACGACATCTTCGTGAATGTGGCCGGGGGGCTCCGGGTCGCGGAGCCGGCCGTGGACCTGGCCGTGGTGGCCGCCCTGATCAGTGCGTTCCGGGACCGGCCGCTTCCGGCGGACGCGGTGTTCTTCGGCGAGGTGGGGTTGGCCGGCGAGGTGCGGGGCGTGTCGCGGGCCGACGCCCGGCTGGCCGAGGCCCGGGAGCTGGGGTTCGGACGGGCGTTCGTGCCCCTTCCCGCGGCAAGGCATTTGCATGGAACCGGGGGTATCGATCTCATCGGGGTGCCTTCGGTGGCCGATCTCCTCGACCGCCTGGGGTAG
- a CDS encoding sigma-54-dependent transcriptional regulator: MSPGEAARILLVDDDERLLQALEKALVSMGYEVCAETRPARAVEKAAEWGPDVAVVDLRMPGMGGLELGKTLLERMPGLPVVVLTGYGTIRGAVEALRKGMFDYLTKPFDLDEVDLTLRRAVEQGRLRRQNRGLSEALARAGPWGGLVGRSRAMEEVRRAVEIAASTDSTVLVTGETGTGKELVARALHRRGSRRDEPFVTVDCAGVHGPLLESELFGHTRGAFTGALRDRPGYFEVAARGTVFLDEIGELELPLQKKLLRVLEARTFSRVGETRERLSRARVVAATNRDLEAEVDAGRFRSDLYYRLRVIQIRIPPLRERPEDVAPLVEHHLPRLARRLGRRTQGITPQALATLEGYAWPGNVRELVNLLEHALVFHDPPVLDLGHLPPGLHQGSEAPEASPLTYTEVKSQAVEEATRRYLVGLLQRYRGNVSRVAKHAGLNRRHVHRLLNSLGLDLSAYRRSG; this comes from the coding sequence ATGAGCCCGGGGGAGGCGGCGCGGATCCTTCTGGTGGACGACGACGAGAGGTTGCTCCAGGCCCTGGAGAAGGCGCTGGTGTCCATGGGGTACGAGGTGTGCGCCGAGACCCGGCCGGCCCGGGCCGTGGAGAAGGCGGCGGAGTGGGGGCCGGACGTGGCAGTGGTGGACCTCAGAATGCCCGGCATGGGGGGGCTGGAACTGGGCAAGACCCTGTTGGAGCGCATGCCGGGCCTCCCCGTCGTGGTGCTCACGGGGTACGGCACGATCCGGGGGGCGGTGGAGGCCCTGCGAAAGGGCATGTTCGATTACTTGACCAAGCCCTTCGACCTGGACGAGGTGGACCTGACCCTGCGTCGGGCGGTGGAGCAGGGGCGGCTCCGCCGGCAGAACCGGGGGCTCTCCGAGGCCCTGGCCCGGGCCGGGCCGTGGGGCGGGCTGGTGGGCCGCAGCCGCGCGATGGAGGAGGTGAGGCGCGCGGTGGAGATCGCCGCCTCCACCGACTCCACGGTGCTGGTGACCGGGGAGACCGGCACGGGCAAGGAGTTGGTGGCCCGGGCGCTGCACCGAAGGGGCAGCCGGCGTGACGAGCCGTTCGTGACCGTGGACTGCGCAGGGGTCCATGGTCCGCTTCTGGAGAGCGAGCTGTTCGGCCACACCCGCGGAGCCTTCACCGGGGCTCTTCGGGATCGGCCGGGGTACTTCGAGGTCGCCGCCCGGGGCACCGTGTTCCTCGACGAGATCGGCGAGCTGGAGCTGCCTCTGCAGAAGAAGCTTCTGCGGGTGCTGGAGGCCCGGACCTTCTCCCGGGTGGGGGAGACCCGGGAGCGCCTCAGCCGGGCCCGGGTGGTGGCGGCCACGAACCGGGACCTGGAGGCCGAGGTGGATGCCGGCCGGTTCCGCTCCGATCTGTACTACCGCCTCCGGGTGATCCAGATCCGGATTCCGCCGCTTCGGGAGCGGCCGGAGGACGTGGCTCCCCTGGTGGAGCACCATCTGCCCCGCTTGGCTCGCCGTCTGGGCCGGCGAACCCAGGGGATCACGCCCCAGGCCCTGGCTACGCTCGAGGGATACGCTTGGCCCGGAAACGTCCGTGAGCTCGTGAACCTGCTGGAGCACGCCCTGGTGTTCCACGACCCCCCGGTGCTGGATCTCGGGCATCTGCCGCCGGGCCTCCACCAAGGGAGCGAGGCCCCGGAGGCATCCCCACTCACCTACACCGAGGTGAAGTCCCAGGCCGTGGAGGAGGCCACCCGCCGGTACCTGGTGGGGCTCCTGCAACGGTACCGAGGGAACGTCTCCCGGGTGGCGAAGCACGCCGGCCTGAACCGGCGCCACGTCCACCGCCTCCTCAACTCCCTGGGGCTGGACCTGTCCGCCTACCGCCGGTCGGGATAG
- a CDS encoding HAMP domain-containing histidine kinase → MGLPAKLLLGFLVLSLAPIAVMTGLSLKHLVTIQATAVDETRALLISAQINRMTERLAQESTRLASVFQRLRDEIHVVQRFAEAFRADPEAFPYRNGSRYRIAPDGSYGNPDDDGNSVLFVPRYRPDLTRLARATEVFDVVARPLVEREERIVLAWIILKEGLTRAYPWRDFGDMPREKDYTTWPFYYLADPSHNPAREEVFTDLYLDPLSGEWMISCLAPVYVGGDHVATVGMDVTVDNLLRDIAAIRLSPDSSSALLSGNRILAASENFPLAALGLDPSRPAHGQDLGEAGEPEVAALFASLPGTGEGVRFLKGGGRWFVGAATVAPPGWRIAILVPEDDVVGPAYESAGRILSETDRIRSNFIHILVFSTLGVLGLTWLVAVHQSRGLRTLLRGIRRIGEGDLKYRLPEGPGDAGRLASALNSMAEGLQQKKRELERVYAEVEQERKLSAVGRLAAGVAHEVNTPLATIATYAQLLRRRPDLPPEVQDDLNVVLGEVRRIQDKVGGLLDLARLEGPCRVSADLNRLVQDVVGLARHEAEARGCLLRTQLDPALPAVRVDRSGMKQVLWNLIGNALDAQGAGGAVWVRTRGPNGQGPHRVVLEVEDEGPGIPEHLLPKVFEPFFTTKEVGQGTGLGLPVSFRIVRSHGGRMEVENRRPRGCVFRVEIPVEEDP, encoded by the coding sequence ATGGGTCTTCCTGCCAAGCTGCTGCTCGGGTTCCTCGTCCTGTCCCTGGCGCCGATCGCGGTCATGACGGGCCTGTCCCTCAAACATCTGGTTACCATCCAGGCCACGGCGGTGGACGAGACCCGCGCGCTCCTGATCTCGGCCCAGATCAACCGGATGACCGAGCGGCTCGCCCAGGAGTCCACCCGGCTGGCCAGCGTGTTCCAGCGACTGCGCGACGAGATCCACGTGGTACAGCGGTTCGCCGAGGCGTTCCGAGCCGACCCGGAGGCGTTCCCCTACCGCAACGGCAGCCGGTACCGGATCGCCCCGGACGGCAGCTACGGCAACCCCGACGACGACGGAAACTCCGTGCTGTTCGTGCCCCGGTACCGTCCGGACCTGACGCGCCTCGCCCGGGCCACCGAGGTGTTCGACGTGGTGGCGCGGCCCCTGGTGGAACGGGAGGAACGGATCGTTCTGGCCTGGATCATCCTGAAGGAGGGGCTGACCCGGGCCTATCCCTGGCGGGACTTCGGGGACATGCCCCGGGAGAAGGACTACACGACCTGGCCGTTCTACTACCTGGCCGACCCTTCCCACAACCCGGCCCGGGAGGAGGTGTTCACCGACCTGTACCTGGACCCCCTGAGCGGCGAGTGGATGATCTCGTGCCTGGCGCCGGTCTACGTGGGGGGAGACCACGTGGCCACGGTGGGCATGGATGTGACCGTGGACAACCTGCTCCGGGACATCGCGGCCATCCGGTTGTCTCCGGACTCCAGTTCGGCCCTCCTCTCCGGCAACCGCATCCTGGCCGCGTCCGAGAACTTTCCGTTGGCCGCACTGGGCCTGGATCCGTCCCGTCCGGCCCACGGCCAGGATCTGGGAGAGGCCGGGGAGCCCGAGGTGGCCGCCCTGTTCGCCTCTCTGCCGGGCACGGGCGAGGGGGTGCGGTTCCTGAAAGGCGGAGGGCGGTGGTTCGTGGGGGCTGCAACGGTGGCCCCGCCGGGGTGGCGCATCGCGATCCTGGTGCCCGAGGACGACGTGGTGGGCCCGGCCTACGAGAGCGCCGGCCGGATCCTGAGCGAGACCGACCGGATCCGGTCGAACTTCATCCACATCCTGGTGTTCTCCACCCTCGGGGTGCTGGGGCTGACCTGGCTCGTGGCCGTTCACCAGTCCCGGGGGCTCCGCACCCTGCTCCGGGGCATTCGCCGGATCGGGGAGGGCGACCTCAAATACCGTCTCCCCGAGGGCCCGGGGGACGCGGGTCGGCTGGCCAGCGCCTTGAACTCCATGGCCGAGGGCCTCCAGCAGAAGAAACGGGAGCTGGAGCGGGTGTACGCCGAGGTGGAGCAGGAACGCAAGCTCTCGGCCGTGGGACGGCTGGCCGCGGGGGTGGCCCACGAGGTGAACACCCCGCTGGCCACCATCGCCACCTACGCCCAGCTGCTCCGGCGTCGGCCCGATCTGCCCCCCGAGGTCCAGGACGACCTGAACGTGGTGCTGGGCGAGGTGCGGCGGATCCAGGACAAGGTGGGTGGGTTGCTGGACCTCGCGCGGCTGGAGGGCCCCTGTCGTGTGTCCGCGGACCTCAACCGGCTGGTCCAGGACGTGGTGGGGCTGGCCCGCCACGAGGCCGAGGCCCGGGGGTGCTTGCTGCGGACCCAGCTCGACCCGGCCCTGCCCGCCGTCCGGGTGGACCGCTCCGGCATGAAGCAGGTGCTGTGGAACCTGATCGGGAACGCCCTGGACGCCCAGGGAGCGGGGGGGGCCGTTTGGGTGCGCACCCGAGGGCCGAACGGCCAGGGGCCGCACCGGGTGGTTCTCGAGGTGGAGGACGAGGGGCCCGGCATCCCCGAGCACCTGCTGCCGAAGGTGTTCGAGCCGTTCTTCACCACCAAGGAGGTGGGCCAGGGAACCGGCCTCGGGTTGCCGGTATCGTTTCGGATCGTGAGGAGCCACGGTGGCCGAATGGAGGTGGAGAACCGTCGGCCCCGGGGCTGCGTGTTCCGGGTGGAGATTCCGGTGGAGGAGGACCCATGA
- a CDS encoding SphA family protein, with product MARRTLAVLVLALLWATASQAILVDPYDNILAPDGYYGLLYLNYYQADEFTGPDGDKAADIDLTATVAVVRPLAYFHVGPVPAAFQVIVPFGKVEETDLFDEDSSGLGDVIFGPGIFLYTNQNTNTYVSYWFYVFTPTGEWDKDQTINLGQNHWYFEHQLAFNQILGKWVFDMNLNYYHHLEEPDNDWKAPPRFELELSLAYQATDRLVLGLNGGGYWDLDNAEMDGTEVDDTKAKRIQFGPTLGYQITDRFGANLRWTRDLSAANDVKGDDVWLRFSYAF from the coding sequence ATGGCGAGACGGACTCTGGCGGTACTCGTGCTGGCGTTGCTGTGGGCAACCGCCAGCCAGGCGATCCTGGTGGACCCCTACGACAACATCCTGGCGCCGGACGGCTACTACGGTCTCCTCTATCTCAACTACTACCAGGCGGACGAGTTCACCGGCCCCGACGGCGACAAGGCGGCGGACATCGACCTGACCGCCACGGTCGCGGTCGTTCGGCCGTTGGCCTACTTCCACGTGGGGCCGGTACCGGCTGCGTTCCAGGTGATCGTGCCGTTCGGGAAGGTGGAGGAGACCGATCTGTTCGACGAGGACTCGTCCGGCCTGGGAGACGTCATCTTCGGCCCGGGGATCTTCCTGTACACCAACCAGAACACGAACACCTACGTGTCCTACTGGTTCTACGTGTTCACCCCCACCGGCGAGTGGGACAAGGATCAGACCATCAATCTGGGCCAGAACCACTGGTATTTCGAGCACCAGCTCGCGTTCAACCAGATCCTCGGCAAGTGGGTGTTCGACATGAACCTGAACTACTACCACCACCTTGAGGAGCCCGACAACGACTGGAAGGCCCCCCCGCGGTTCGAGCTGGAGCTGAGCCTGGCGTACCAGGCAACCGACCGGCTGGTCCTCGGGCTCAACGGCGGCGGGTACTGGGACCTGGACAACGCGGAGATGGACGGCACCGAGGTGGACGACACCAAGGCGAAGCGGATCCAGTTCGGCCCCACCCTCGGGTACCAGATCACCGACCGGTTCGGGGCGAACCTGCGTTGGACCCGGGACCTGTCGGCCGCCAACGACGTGAAGGGCGACGACGTGTGGCTGCGGTTCTCCTACGCGTTCTGA
- a CDS encoding radical SAM/SPASM domain-containing protein has protein sequence MSATYAWADHRLFRWDGEPVLYGVEDVSLFHLDREADEVLARWRPAEPLVLEQTPPQDRPVLEAFRRARLLVPARARVRSPRPRPPAAPPLSTLVLEVAQDCNLACRYCYADGGTYHGAPRLLSPAVARRAARYLVDRSGPHGEVTLVLFGGEPLLNLPAVRAAVDEAEAAARAAGKRVRFSLTTNGTLVTEEVCEFLHRHRVSVSVSLDGPPEVHDANRPTRGGSGSYRAARQGLALLLRSPQAPVAARVTLPPAQWDRIPEVFDHLIGLGAHEVGIAPASPVTRDLLPTAEQEEALFAGFSGLASRFLAAAGKGEVLPFSNLLDLLARIHLGASRSAPCGAGLGYLAVDTEGRFFLCHRLVGEEPFRVGDLDSGPRPGAIRGCLEALAAPREEPCSRCWARALCRGGCHYENHLRETVLGLPFGGTCGFVRRWIELGIRVYARLCASGHEDLLGRIGARARC, from the coding sequence GTGAGCGCCACCTACGCCTGGGCGGACCATCGCCTGTTCCGTTGGGACGGCGAACCCGTGCTCTACGGGGTGGAGGACGTGAGCCTGTTCCACCTGGACCGGGAGGCGGACGAGGTCCTGGCCCGGTGGCGGCCGGCCGAGCCCCTGGTGCTGGAGCAAACCCCGCCCCAGGACCGCCCGGTGCTGGAAGCGTTTCGCCGGGCCCGGCTCCTGGTGCCGGCCAGGGCCCGGGTTCGGAGCCCCAGGCCCCGGCCTCCGGCGGCTCCCCCCCTTTCCACCCTGGTGCTGGAGGTGGCCCAGGACTGCAACCTCGCCTGCCGGTACTGCTACGCAGACGGCGGCACCTACCACGGCGCCCCCCGGCTCCTCTCGCCTGCCGTGGCCCGGCGGGCCGCCCGGTACCTGGTGGACCGGTCCGGGCCCCACGGGGAGGTGACCCTGGTCCTGTTCGGTGGGGAGCCCCTCTTGAACCTCCCCGCTGTGCGGGCAGCGGTGGACGAGGCCGAGGCGGCCGCCCGGGCCGCGGGCAAACGGGTCCGGTTCAGCCTGACCACCAACGGCACCCTGGTCACCGAGGAGGTCTGCGAGTTCCTCCACCGGCACCGGGTGAGCGTGTCCGTGAGCCTGGACGGGCCGCCCGAGGTCCACGACGCCAACCGCCCCACCCGGGGGGGCTCGGGGTCGTACCGGGCCGCCCGGCAGGGGTTGGCCCTCCTCCTTCGGTCCCCCCAGGCGCCGGTGGCGGCCCGGGTCACCCTGCCGCCGGCCCAGTGGGACCGCATCCCCGAGGTGTTCGACCACCTGATCGGGCTCGGGGCCCACGAGGTGGGCATCGCGCCCGCAAGCCCGGTCACCCGGGATCTGCTCCCCACGGCCGAGCAGGAGGAGGCCCTGTTCGCGGGGTTCTCTGGGTTGGCGAGCCGGTTTCTGGCGGCGGCGGGGAAGGGGGAGGTCCTTCCCTTCTCGAACCTGCTGGACCTCCTGGCCCGGATCCACCTGGGGGCCTCCCGTTCGGCGCCCTGCGGCGCCGGGCTCGGATACCTGGCCGTGGACACCGAGGGCCGCTTCTTTCTGTGCCATCGGCTGGTCGGAGAGGAGCCGTTCCGGGTGGGGGACCTGGACTCCGGTCCCCGGCCCGGGGCCATCCGGGGGTGCTTGGAGGCCTTGGCCGCGCCCCGGGAGGAGCCGTGCTCCCGGTGCTGGGCCCGGGCCCTGTGCCGGGGCGGCTGCCACTACGAGAACCATCTGCGGGAAACCGTGCTGGGGTTGCCCTTCGGGGGGACCTGCGGGTTCGTGCGCCGGTGGATCGAGCTGGGCATCCGGGTGTACGCCCGGTTGTGCGCCTCGGGTCACGAGGATCTGCTCGGCCGGATCGGGGCCCGGGCCCGCTGCTGA
- a CDS encoding methyltransferase domain-containing protein, with amino-acid sequence MGLHLDSSTRKRLGAFYTDGAVVEFLVAWGARKPRRRVLDPSCGDGRFLEAAARRGVPELIGCDLDPEALAMAQQRLNGADSDARWIRGDFFELSPADLGSVDLVVGNPPYVRYQSFRGETRRRALTSAAEMGVRLTGLTSSWAPFLLHATRFLETGGDLAMVVPAELVHAQYGVATLRGLLKHFGRLRLLGFDRNLFPEAQEETFLLLAEERGKASDRMEWVDVGDPEGLLRLLDVEPPSVPLVVAGTVRFGEALIGPEARKVWHRWRGSRYVRTLGSIGRVVNGYVSGDNGFFHRTLDEGAELGMPSRWLVPAARSAKSLRGLFFSEEDVRALEARGVAHHLVVPEDGLFGAATADALARWCRLGEQEGVPDRYKCRTRRPWWRVPGVYTADVFWSYMIGDLPRVSVNRAGAVFANSLHGVRLQKDHVDPRRVALAAYTSLGLLAMELEGRVYGGGVLKLEPTECAAIPLPFPPVEAEDLDRVAQRVDACLRQGEFEGAIARADELLLIRGLGMAEEEVLVLRDAWHRLVERRKRRRPARTPNPAERRPADGDPA; translated from the coding sequence ATGGGCCTACACCTTGATTCATCCACCCGTAAGAGGCTTGGCGCGTTCTACACCGACGGGGCCGTGGTGGAGTTCCTCGTTGCTTGGGGGGCACGAAAGCCGCGGCGCCGGGTTCTGGACCCATCCTGCGGAGACGGCCGGTTCCTGGAGGCCGCCGCCCGCAGGGGCGTGCCGGAGCTGATCGGATGCGACCTGGACCCTGAAGCGCTCGCCATGGCGCAGCAGAGGCTGAACGGCGCGGACTCGGATGCGCGCTGGATCCGAGGGGATTTTTTCGAGCTTTCCCCGGCAGACCTCGGGTCGGTGGATCTTGTGGTGGGAAACCCGCCCTACGTCCGGTACCAGAGTTTCCGGGGAGAAACGCGGCGCCGGGCCCTCACATCCGCCGCGGAGATGGGGGTGCGCCTGACGGGGCTCACCTCCTCCTGGGCCCCGTTTCTGCTCCATGCCACGCGATTCCTGGAGACGGGGGGAGACCTGGCGATGGTCGTGCCCGCAGAGCTCGTGCACGCCCAGTACGGGGTGGCGACGTTGCGGGGCCTCCTGAAACACTTCGGGCGTCTCCGACTCCTCGGGTTCGACCGGAATCTGTTCCCGGAGGCCCAGGAGGAGACGTTTCTTCTGTTGGCTGAGGAGCGTGGAAAGGCCTCGGACCGCATGGAGTGGGTGGATGTGGGCGATCCCGAGGGTTTGCTCCGGCTGTTGGACGTGGAGCCGCCCAGCGTACCGCTCGTCGTGGCGGGAACGGTTCGGTTCGGAGAGGCGCTGATCGGACCGGAGGCCCGGAAGGTGTGGCACCGGTGGAGGGGGTCTCGGTACGTACGCACGTTGGGGTCCATCGGACGGGTCGTGAACGGATATGTTTCGGGGGACAACGGCTTTTTCCACCGGACCCTCGACGAAGGGGCGGAATTGGGCATGCCCAGCCGTTGGCTTGTTCCGGCGGCCCGAAGCGCGAAATCCCTGAGGGGGCTTTTCTTCTCCGAGGAGGACGTCCGAGCTTTGGAGGCCAGGGGGGTGGCCCATCATCTGGTCGTGCCGGAGGATGGGTTGTTCGGCGCCGCCACTGCCGATGCTCTGGCCCGGTGGTGCAGGTTGGGGGAGCAGGAGGGTGTGCCTGACCGGTACAAATGCCGAACCCGGCGTCCCTGGTGGAGGGTCCCGGGGGTCTACACGGCGGACGTGTTCTGGTCCTACATGATCGGCGATCTGCCGCGGGTCAGCGTAAACCGGGCAGGGGCGGTGTTCGCGAACAGCTTGCACGGGGTGCGGTTGCAAAAGGACCACGTCGATCCACGGCGGGTCGCGTTGGCCGCGTACACCTCCCTGGGATTGCTGGCCATGGAGTTGGAAGGCCGGGTGTACGGCGGGGGGGTGTTGAAGCTGGAACCCACAGAGTGTGCCGCGATTCCGCTTCCCTTCCCCCCGGTGGAGGCCGAGGATCTGGACAGGGTTGCGCAACGGGTGGACGCGTGCCTGCGGCAAGGCGAGTTTGAAGGGGCCATTGCCCGGGCCGATGAGCTCCTGCTGATCCGGGGACTGGGGATGGCCGAGGAAGAGGTGCTTGTTCTGCGAGACGCGTGGCACCGGTTGGTCGAGCGACGGAAGCGTCGTAGACCTGCGCGGACCCCGAACCCGGCAGAAAGGAGACCGGCCGATGGGGACCCGGCTTGA